Proteins encoded in a region of the Mercenaria mercenaria strain notata chromosome 1, MADL_Memer_1, whole genome shotgun sequence genome:
- the LOC128559397 gene encoding tigger transposable element-derived protein 6-like has product MTDWNSRLSTILKDYNPKDIFNADETGMFYRLQPDKILEFKSKDCHGGKQSEERLTAMVCADMSGTEKLPMFVIGKSAQPRCFKNVKSLPTTYKDNKKSMDDFRNFHRMGTQVRLGYDSKPEISRVNCGQLSSASKD; this is encoded by the coding sequence ATGACAGACTGGAATTCGCGTCTTTCTACCATTTTAAAGGATTACAATCCCAAAGATATATTTAACGCAGATGAGACAGGAATGTTCTATCGTCTGCAGCCAGATAAGATCCTTGAGTTCAAATCCAAAGACTGTCACGGGGGCAAACAAAGCGAGGAACGCTTGACTGCTATGGTGTGTGCTGACATGTCTGGGACTGAAAAACTACCAATGTTTGTGATTGGAAAGTCTGCTCAGCCGCGCTGTTTCAAAAACGTGAAATCACTCCCAACTACGTATAAAGATAACAAAAAAAGCATGGATGACTTCCGAAATTTTCACAGAATGGGTACTCAAGTTAGACTCGGATATGACTCGAAACCAGAGATCAGTCGTGTTAATTGTGGACAACTGTCCAGCGCATCCAAAGATTAA
- the LOC123565283 gene encoding uncharacterized protein K02A2.6-like, with protein sequence MVEEACKSCIVCQAASPGCTPDPIKPTPLPRDVFSEVSCDFCGPFPDGYLLLVVICDYSRFPIVERVRSTSAETVIPRLESIFSIFGYPDVLRTDNGPPFQSRTFREYADKSGFKHKRITPLHPQGNAIVERFMAPLQKSIKTAIASGQDYKRALNRYLMNFRNSPQSSTQKAPSELMYNRKVKTKLPSMTFEKQDTDVRDRDSLSKSKNKLYADKNRRAQPSALKIGDRVLLKREQRNKFETMFDPTPGIVIARKGSMLTIRHRGKEITRDVSKFRVVQGGHEPAQTKPADTVFAPRQRSQRKRRPPRRFVNE encoded by the coding sequence ATGGTTGAAGAAGCATGCAAATCATGCATTGTGTGCCAAGCTGCATCACCAGGATGTACTCCAGATCCGATAAAACCAACACCTCTGCCACGAGATGTGTTTTCTGAAGTCAGTTGTGACTTTTGTGGACCATTCCCGGACGGGTACCTGTTATTAGTGGTAATATGCGATTATAGTCGTTTTCCAATAGTTGAGCGAGTCAGGTCAACATCCGCAGAAACTGTCATACCGCGTTTGGAATCAATATTTTCGATATTTGGATATCCAGACGTATTGAGAACGGACAATGGACCTCCATTTCAGAGTCGTACTTTCAGAGAATATGCTGATAAGTCGGGATTTAAACATAAACGAATTACTCCATTGCACCCACAAGGAAATGCAATAGTCGAGCGATTCATGGCACCATTGCAAAAATCAATTAAAACCGCAATAGCATCAGGTCAAGATTATAAGAGAGCGTTGAATAGATATCTAATGAATTTTCGCAATTCGCCACAATCTTCAACACAAAAAGCTCCTAGTGAATTAATGTACAATCggaaagtaaaaacgaaattacCATCAATGACATTTGAAAAGCAAGACACAGATGTTCGCGACAGGGACAGTCTGTCAAAATCGAAAAACAAACTTTATGCGGACAAAAACAGAAGAGCACAGCCAAGTGCATTGAAAATTGGAGACCGTGTGTTACTAAAACGGGAACAACGTAACAAATTTGAGACAATGTTTGACCCTACACCTGGCATTGTCATTGCTAGGAAAGGTTCAATGCTAACAATCAGGCACAGAGGAAAGGAAATTACACGGGACGTGTCAAAGTTCAGGGTAGTTCAAGGTGGTCATGAGCCGGCGCAGACGAAACCTGCAGATACTGTATTTGCACCACGTCAAAGGTCGCAAAGGAAACGACGACCGCCTAGACGTTTTGTCAATGAATGA